The window CTTCAGTTCGTTTCAAGGTGTAAAATAACCTGGCAGGAATTATCCAGATACTTTACGATATGAAAAAGCGGTATGCCCTTGacaacattctttattttttatttattatgatgatgatgatgatgatgatgattattattattattattagagacagagtcttgctctgtcacccaggctggagtgcagtggcgtgatctcggctcactgcaagctctgcctcccgggacaacattctttatttttagagttGGTGAAATTCAGTTACCACATCACCAATTTTTGCTTAGTTCACTgtgctttgatttttgtttttgtttttttgtttgtttgcttgtttgtttttttgaaatggagtcttgcactgtcgcccaggctgggtgcaatggcacaatctcggctcactgcaacctctgcctcctgggttcaagcgattctcctgcctcagcctcccgaggagctgagattacaggcacctgccatcacccccggctaattttttgtatttttagcagagacaggggtttcactatgctggccaggctggtctcgaactccttacctcgtgatccacccacctcggtctcccaaagtgttgggattacaggcgtaagccaccacgcctggccttgtttttgttttttaatttggttttatAGTCTCCCATTTCTTCGATGCCAAAAATTAAGCTTTCTCTAAAACTCTACAAGTAGATCAACATAATTTGGTTTGTAGAATACtcatatgaaaattatattacTGGAAAcaataaagcaataaaatattaaGGACCTCAGTCTCATTATGGTCTTTTATAATTTGAGAAATAAAGTGTCTATTATAGTGTAATGCCATTGGCATCCCTAATACAGTCATGAGAAGGCACTTTTCAGAGTCACAAGTAAATAAATCAATGCTTATAAATAGACAAACTTTACAACGAGATCTGTgtacttcacataaaaagaaacaataaaggaaGATAAAAACTGATAGACACTATTTAGATCATTTTATCTTCTTACAAGTTTTAAAGAAGTAGGTGGAAGCAGTCTATCTTTCTCTCAGAGATGCCCATAATTCATGATTTTATAtcaccaaaaactggaagaaaggtAATACAGTTTCTATTCAGCATTTCAATTATTTCATCATAAAAGGAAGTCACATTTTTTTGTGTCAAAAGCGATGGGATTCATTTCCAATTTCTCACCTACTTTCCAGATTTCTCCATGTTCCTGTATCTGTTGGTAAAGGAAAAGACAGTCTCCAAATCTCCTGGGAATAATTTTGAGCCATCATAATATTCTTTTTAGAGGGGATGCATAAAGTAGACATTAAAAATCAAGAACCCAGATCATATCAGTGAGAAGAAATCTGCAATTCGTTAAATATGTGCAATTCTACGTCAATCCTTGAGCAGAGGCCTGAATCCCCATACATAGAAAGAACATATAGAAGTAATAAGTGAGGGAGGATAAGTTACTACAAGTCATACTGACACACAAAAATACTTTCAGCGAGCATGAGGCATAAATGTGTTGGTGAGAAACAGTTGCAGGAACTGAGTTTTTACTATGCACAGAAAATCTTATCTTCTGTGTTTCAAAAGCCCAAAAGTCCAGTGGAAATAGTAGCATTCTTTTCTAGAGTATTCCAAAGGAGACCTTCAATTGTACCCAACATAACCAATTATTGGTTATTGGGAGCTTCACTAAGTTGTTCATTAGATTTGATTGTGTTATTCAGTAGGTCTCCCTTACAATAAATTTTAAGTGATGAAAGTCAGTACCAGTAAGGAAGATTACCAACAGCCAAAGGATCAGTAGACAACATTCTGAAATCCAGCCCAGTGACAAGTAAGAACTCTTAAGGGCAAAAGGAAACTCTGGATAATATATGCTGCTTCAGACGATAGCTAGGACtctgaaaaatatatgaaattaaaaataaataataccatACAGTATTATTAAGGAGTCAGAGTTGATGCTGGTGGTAATTGTCTTCAAAGTGAATCATAGTGTTCTTGAAAAAAGTCAAGCCTTATTTTTCAGCTACtagaaatgaaaatttgaaatttacaaattattttcatttgactTACCTGATGATTTCCACATGCTGCAAATATCAAGAAATATTtggccggctgcagtggctcacacctgtaatcccagcactttgggaggctgaggtgagtggatcactggaggtcaggagtccgagacctggcaaacatggtgaaaccctgtctctactaaaaatacaaaaattagccgggtgtggtggtgcacgtctgtaatcccagctacttgggaggctgaggcaggagaatcacttgaacctgggaggttgaggttgcagtgagccgagattgcgccactactgcactccaggctgggtgacagagcgagacttcatctcaaaaaataaaaagttaaaaataaaaaaaaatatatttaaataaactgtCTGTGATTGCCATTATTTCTTGAATTCTATCTTATTCCACTTATTCCACATTACTAAAAGATCCCTGAATTTCTGACTTAAGTTTAAAGAGAAACATCACAACTAGATATCAGAGTCCAAGGAAGAGACACAAAGACCTCAGTGGTACTGACAGGCAATAGCAAAGTCATTCAAAAGACAaagattttggctgggcgcagtggctcacgcctgtaatcccagcactttgggtggccgaggccaaggcgggcagataatgaggtcaggagatcgagatcatcctggctaatatggtgaaacccgcctgtacgaaaaatacaaaaaattagccgggcgtggtggcaggtgcctgtaatctcagctactcgggaggctgaggcaggggaattgcttgaacctgggagacggaggttgcagtgagccgagatgccgccactgtgccactgcactccagcctgggcgacagagcgagactccgtatcaaaaaaaaaaaaaaaaaaaaaaaaaaagacaaagattttaaggccatagagaagaaaaatttaagCAGCAAGGCATCAAAAGCAAAAGTCTAgttcaaaattattattaatatctgcTTTGAACATGGAAGAATGGAAGAGGGGAGTCAAAGTACAGTAGTTACACTCTTTTTTTGAGGTTAGTAGCTAATCAACAATTTGTTCCTGATCTATCTAGATGAGTCAGTGAGACAATTATAAGTAATAACAGGGAAGAACAATACCAGAGTAAAATCAAACAGGAAGAAAAGGATAGGCGTATTTACACTAATAGAAATAGAGTTCGTCAGTTAGTGGAAACTGGTGACAACAGCAGAGAAAACTCTGGAGAGCTATAAACTGCATGAAATCAAGTGCATTGGAAGTTACAGAAAATACGCAAGAACAATGGGAAAAGGAGAACTCCAGGAAATGTGGGGGAGGGGCAGCGTGGAGAAGAAAGGATGTGACGTCACTGAGAGGACTAGCTCGGCTGTTAGCAACTCTGTTAGCAACGCTGTTTTTCTTCCTCCGAAACAACAGGTGAGAATTCCCCTTGGAGACCTGCCCATGCTTTCTAAAGTGGCTCTCCCAAACCTACCTTTGTCCTAACTCAGTTGTCTGTGATTCTCAATACAGTAAAGATAAGCCTCTTTGAATATGGAGGCCACTGCGGACGGCCCGGCTGAGACCCAAAGCCCGGTGGAAAAAGACAGCCCGGTGAAGACCCAAAGCCCAGCCCAAGACACCTCAATCACGTCGAGAAATAACGCAGATAGAGGCAGAGTTCTTGCCTTACCAGAGCACAAGAAGAAGCGCAAGGGAAACTTGCCAGCCAAGTCCGTTAAGATCCTCCGCGACTGGATGTATAAGCATCGGTTTAGGGCCTACCCTTCAGAagaagagaagcaaatgctgtCAGAGAAGACCAATTTGTCTTTGTTGCAGGTTTCTAACTGGTTTATCAATGCTCGCAGACGCATTCTCCCGGATATGCTTCAACAGTGTGGAAACGACCCCGTCATTGGCCACAAAATGGGCAAAAATGCCCATGCCACCCACCTGCAGAGCACCGATGCATCTGTGCCGGCCAGTTCAGGGCCCAGTGGTCCAGACAATGTCCAAAGCCTGCCCCTGTGGCCCTTGCCAAAGGGCCAGATGTCAGGAGAGAAGCTACCAGATCCGGAGTCGGCCCCTAGCCAGAAGCTCACCGGGAAAGcccagccagagaaaaaggtcaaGTTTTCTATCACATCCCCGTTTTCTCCAGAACCTGTGTCTCCAGAGGAGTACGCCGACTTCAGCAGCTTCCAGCTGCTAGTAGATGCAGCAGTACAAAGGGCTGCCGAGCTGGAGCTAGAGAAGAAGCAAGATCCTAATCCATGATTGATGATGTTCCAAAAACCTAAGTAGTCAGTCCCTTATGTACTGTGGTAAACCTGTTTATGTTCACCCCAACTTATTTGTATGCTTGTCTTTTATAGAGGCATCTTTCTTTCTAGTGGTTTTATGAGAACGAATCTTAATTATTGGGACTAAATTCTGTCAGATATTTCAGTGTTTCCAGGTGAAAGACATTAAGGTGCCATCATGATGAACGCTGTAGCAAAGATCTCTTAACTCTCCTTCCCCCTGGATTTGAACTCTTTAGACCATCAAACTAATACATCTGAGATTAAACATCAAGCTGAGATTTCAGAGATAAATGTTTTTTGCTTTCTAGCCAACTTTTTTAATCACAGGGTTGCTACATATAATAAGTCacccctctttctccctctctctcggTAGTCTTTTCTGTTTATTAGTATGAATGATAGAAAAGAAAGCCTCTATAAAAATAGCTATAACATCCCTCATTTTATTGTTGGAGTTTTGTGAAGCTTTCAACTCTTATGTTCCTTTTTGTACAGTTTATTGGCCAATTTTGAAGAAGCAGTTATTCTTTGCAGGGAGTTGACCATGAGAGCCAAAGTACAGTAAATTCATGAACATTTTCTTGCATAAAGGTGAACTCTTCTTGCTTTGAGCAGTGAAAAGTCTGAGTAAAGGTAAGAAAATTCCAAATGTTAATTTTCTCTTGTTGGCTGTTGGTTAGATAGTTGGTTTTAGAGAatactttttattgattttagttataaaagtaaaaatataacaaaaaatagcaaaaaaaaaaaactgacaaaaaaatTCCCTGGAAGAAACCAAAggaagataatttaaaaagaaagaaaatgaatcaatATATAACATGTCAGCAAAAAGTAAAGTAGATCCAGGTattctattattttatctttttaatacatttatgtatttttccttttaaaattcttgGTTTGGTAGGGATTGGGGTAGGAATGTAAAAAGCTTCAGACCGGTCCAGCATGAAAATAATCCTATTGTCTTATAAAGGCAGCTTTTTCACAAGTACAGGCAGATTTTCATTAGGATAGGAACAAAAAGATACTACCCCAGAGAGCTGTAATTTTACTTCTCTGCTTTTAGGGAGCTAAAACGTGAGGAATCTAGGGCTATAAATTGGACTCTAGCCTGATTCTGATTCTGCTCTAATGTGAAATAGATCATGATTTGTCTACTTCTAGGGccattttttatattgttatctAATTATTGgcaattttaaatataagatgTCATATCTTATTTAGGCATCTTAACAAACAATAGTCATGAGTTATTACTTTGCATATTATAAGTTTCCATGTTACCAGAAAGGAAACAGGCCCACATTCCCAAACTGTTGTTTCTGAAATAAACTAAAATAGGAAGGAGTTGAGGTTTCTAAGACATACATGAATCCAGGGGCATTTAGAAGGAACTGGTATAAAAATATTCATCGTAACCTCACTGAGGAGGGCCCGTAAACACTCAAGGAAACGCCCAAACCATTTTGTTTATAGTGCCTGGcaaaaagcattttctgcatatggatacaTAGAAGGCTCTTATTCAAGGAAAGGAAGTTTGCTATCTGGGTGGGAAGATTTCTAGACTCAGCCTAGAGTATTTCTATACACTCATTTCTGGACCCTTACTACTTTGTCCTGTAGCTTTCTAACTGGTCTTAGGTCTCaggcttttctctttctcagttgAAAATGAAGTTAATTGCAACTTTAGTGCTGAAGTCTGAAAAAGGAAGTTTCTTATTGTCTAGTCTCTTATAGACAATGTAAGAGGCTTGTTTCCTCTTGTTTCTAGAGGCTGAGACCACTTGGACTGTTCCTGTAGAATGACTGTTGTAGTACTTGTTTATTAATAACTTGATTATTATTGTAAAATGACTGTGGAATCATTGTAAAATCATTGCTGCTGTAGAACTTACTCAAAGGTGaatatgttgggattacagtggtATTTGTCCATTTCTGTTGTGCACTTTATAATGGTGAATTGTGGTCTACAATTGTGTTCTAGCTTTAACTCTATTATATCGAAAGAAATTGGGGAGAACTGTTCTTGGTTTTGTGCTACAAACATGGAGAAGAGGCAGTTGTTTAGTTAAATTAAGAACTATATACAACAGAATTTTTATTGTTGAAGTTTTTgccaaataaatgttttttttttcgtATAAAAGGATGACTAACTGTGTTTGTTGATTCCACCAGGCTTTAACCACTTTGAAGTTGTAGCTTCTttatgcatgttttttttttcataagagtGAAATTTAGGAAGCTATAATCTACTTCACTTTGTGGAGAGAAAAGGGGATAATTTTCTAAAGAAactaagtttggaaaacataacCACCAATTCCGTGTTATTTGAGTTTGAGAACTATGTAAAACCTGATAGTTTCTGAAACAATGGTCTTGTGGAAGTGAAAAGGTGAAGATAGCATTGAGAATATCTTggttaagattttttctttttccttttttttttcttccaaagtaTTGGGAGTCATTTATATTTCCAGAAGTGTACAAGAATTTCTGTTCCTCTACACTTTTACCAATACATAATatcaattttcaatttttctcaAGCCAATAGGTATAAAACAGCCTAGCATTAttcatttgcatttgtctgattaATAGCAAAATTGAACacctttacatatttttcttttgccactcattttttcctcttctgttgaAATCAATTgcttaatttttcctttctgttttgccTTACTTATCCAGTGGCAGTTCTTCATAAATTCTATTACAATTATTTTGCTATATGAATTGCTAAATTCTTCCAATTTGTGCATGTCTTTTTAGTTTGTTGATGGTGTCTTTTGTCATACAAAATTTCAAATGTTATTATATGCAAATTTGTCAGTTTTCCTTTATGAGTTGTGCTCTTTGTGCCTTATTTAAGAAATCTGTCATTGCCTAGGTataatgaagatattttcctgtgttttcttctgtaagtttcttttttaattttgctttaagttctgggatacatgtgcagaatatgcaggtttgttatatacgtatacattgcagaatgtgcaggtttgttacataggtatacatgtgccatggtggtttgctgcacctatcaacccatcatctaggttttaagccccacgtgCATTCGATATTTGTCTTGTCCccgaccccctgacaggccccagtgtgtgatgttcccctgcctgtgtccctgtgttgtcattgttcaactcccacttgtgagggaaaacatgcggtgtttggtttttttcttaagaaagatACATTTTAATTAATCTATTTGGAATGACGGAAATATACAGTCAAAAGATGTAggattgtgtccagaattggtggctttcttggtctcactgacttaaaGAATGGTCTCAATGACTTAaagcggtgagtgttacagctcttaaggtggcgcgtctggagtttgttcttcctgatgttcggatgtgttcggaatttcttccttctggtgggttcgtggtctcgccggctcaggagtgaaactgcagaccttcgcggtgttacggctcataaaggcagtgtggacccaaagagtgagcagcagcaggatttattgcaaagagcgaaagaacaaagcttccacagtgtggaagcaggctggggcagcctgcttttattctcttatctggctccacccacatcctgctgattggtagagcccagtggtctgttttgacagggcactgattggtgtgtttacaatccctgtgCTAGACACAAAGgtcctccacctccccaccagattagctagatacggAGTGtcaacacaaaggttctccaagtccccaccagagtagctagatacagagtgtcgattggtgcattcacaaaccctgagctagacacagggtgctgattggtgtgttcacaaaccttgagctagatacagagtgctgattggtgtatttacaatccctgagctagacgtaaaggttctccaaggccccaccagagtagctagatacagagtgtggattggtgcattcacaaaccctgagctagacacagggttctgattggtgtatttacaatccctgagctagacataaaggttctccacgtcaccaccagactcaggagcccagctggcttcacccagtggatcctgcaccggggctgcaggtggagctgcctgccagtcccgcgcctgtgcccgcactcctcagcccttgggtggtcgatgggactgggcgccgtggagcagggggccgtgctcatcggggaggctcgggccacaCAGGAGCCCGCAGAGCGGGGGCTCAGgtatggcgggctgcaggtcccgagccctgccccgcggggaggcagctaaggcccggtgagaaatcgagcgcagcccctgtgggccggcactgctgggggacccagtacaccctctgcagctgctggcccggtgctaagcccctcattacCCGGGGCAGGCAGGGccagccggctgctccgagtgcggggcctgccaagcccacgcccacccggaactccagctggcccgcaagctcCGCACGCAGCCCGGGTTCCCGCtcgcacctctccctccacacctccctgcaagttgagggagccggctccggccttggccagcccagaaagggggtCCCACAGTGccgcggcgggctgaagggctcctcaagtgctgccaaagtgggagcccaggcagaggaggcactgagagcgagcgagggctgtgaggactgccagcgtGCTGTCACCTCTCAGGATGAATAGGAAGTCCATAGGGTGGCTCTAATAAGGAATAAGACATAACTGGTTATGAATAAAGTTGTTCTTTTCAGTGATCCCTCCACCCAGcccctcactctgtctctcttgaTTGATGTGAAAGTGAGATTCATCAATGTGTACTTCAAGAATTTCATATTAAAGATATTCTTAGAATGGGATGTCATTTCAATGTTTCTTAATCCTCTGGCATAAGAGCACATTTATAAAGAATGTAGTCATAAGGGATATCTTCACTCATGTTCTTTCATGTATCTCAAACTATACTAGATATATAATACCAGGGATTTTACTTTAGCTTATTTATTAGGACAAGAATGCCTTTTACATGTATTATAACATGCTCTAATGTATACAGTGTATCTCAATGAAGGGAAAACATTGGAGTGGAATTTTCctggatattttattaaatgaacactaaggcaaataatatatttaatctaTCTATAGTCTCCTCAGCTAGCAGGGGCATACTTTGTGTGCCATGATTTAGTCACTTCAGTAAGTTTACATTCGGTcacttaaaacattaattttcgaTTTTCAAATAATCTCAACTCTTACATTTGACCAAATTAGTTCTATTTATATTTCACCTAATATATTTCAAGGACCTAGGCacttgtattataattattttttttaagaaatggcactttatgtatatgtgtttacTGTTAAAAATCTGCCATTTACCTTTTGGCTTTTTTAGTTCATGGTAAAAGGAGGACAATAAGAGTAAGATAGTGTGGATTTACTAGAAAGATGTCATATCTTTTGCAACAGGTAGAAGGTAACTGAAAGTAGATCAAATAATGTGGTTTGTCACATGAGAAGGCATACAATTATAATTGATTATTTAAGGAGTTATGGATGGTTACTTTGTGTTTTTAGAACCTCATGATATAGAATACACTGAAACATAATTCAAAAGGACTTCAAAAAATTATAGATAACTAAGCCAAGAtcaattttaaaggaaaagtcaAATTCACTGGCCGAACCCATTAAGAAATCTATGAGGTCAAACAGGGTCTTTCCTTATATAGTTTTGCTATCATTTGTACAGGCCAAATAACAGGTTGGATAGTCCAAAAGTCTAATCTGGAATGGTACTTAATGCTTTCTATAAGATGCAAATTGGAAATGTGATAAATATGATTTAGAACATAACTGTATTTCAACCTATTTTGAGCTGATTTTCactttcaataatgttttaatCTTATTTTAGCAATTTTCGTTACTTCAATGATACTAGCAGTATTTGGACTTTTAagtttgcatttctttatataaaacaGACAATAACAATGGGTGACCAGCATTTTCCTACTAGATATTCTATATGTTGCAACCTGTAATTCCTTGTTATACCAATGTATAATAAATGATTGCTTTTTATAGGATAATTATTCATGTTATAGAGCAGGGAGTTCTCAAATATTAAAATCCTGAACAGAGATTAATTTCTTGGCTTATTATATAATATGAtgaaaaatgttataatttatcatttatttttacttttactatCTTTTcagaaatgctatttttttccttattatccTAAAGATAGCCTAAAGTATCTTAAAGTTCTTTCTTTAGCTTTTGAGgatataatttagaaaaagttTAATAAGAAAGTATTGAAATCAATGATAATTTTGTAAAAGGTATAAAAAGGGGCTCTTTTTGCATGCTACTGTAAATTTAATATAAAGCACTTATATGAACATTAATTTTTACCTCTACATCATAATATAAACTTTTACTGTTTTACTCTTCATTAAAGATATCCTCAGTTTTCTGATTTTTCCCCAGATAATCATTAAGTTTTATACAATATGCTTATGAAAACTTTAAAGAATTAAGAATCTAAAATTATAGTAACAAGCAAAATGTTGTATTGAATTAGAATAACATGCACGACGATGAAGTAATTAAACTTTTAATAGAAATATGTGAGGTAAtgttagaaattattttacatcCTCCTTTTTGCCAACCATGTTAGGTAGTCTACTAAACGAAAGAGCAGTAATGAGTTTGAATCGTAAcaggagtgtgtgtgcatgcatgcatgtgtatgtgcttgtgtgtgtgtgtattagagaCAGAAAATCCaataattcaacaagaaaagctttacttccaagtcaATGTAGTGTGTTAGCAGAATCTTCACTATGAGAGGAGAATCACAGTTGATAAGGTGACCATGATATTTTTACACACTATGGGTATTTCATAAAGATCTCAAAGAATAATTTGATctttaataaacaaaatgattataaGAATTCAAGAGACTCTAAAAGCAGCGGTTGTGAACGTGCATGAATATTACAATATAATACCAAAGTTATTTTTCCCAAATAAGTATTTTATGATTTTGAAAGTACCTGAAAAAAATCAGGATTTTATTTGGTCATGTGACCAACTTCCAGGATAAAAGAAACTAAGGAAATTAACTTAAGGTGTTAACTATATCATAGAATAATTATGAAGACATTCAATAAACCACTGTATAATTATGGAAAATTGTATAGCTTTCCAAGAAAATTCCTataaattttaattgtttataaataaatgcTAAGTCTTGCCTATACTTCTGACTTAATTATAATAATCTCTAGAGTCAGATATGATTCATCTTTCCCTGACATTCCAACATTTTTGTAAGTGGAATTCATAATTGTGCAGCTAATAAAATAGACTGTTTATAAAACTTAGCTTCTTTCAATTAACAAAGCTAAGACTCTTCCCCCCTACTGTCCATCAAAGATAATactatttcacttttttcttagttatttgAGATGGCAAtcaaaaatgatatttttggCATGAAATGAACATATCATGATCCTTCAGTTATAATAACAGATTCATTGTTAGAGTTAGCTTTTGTGAAATCTACCCTGTGTGTTTGAATGTGGAACATCTGCAACATTGAATGTATCACCTCTCACAGCAGTTCCTCAGACAGGAAATTATATCCCTCAGTGGGATAGTACAAAGGTAATTCTGTTGCCGTATATTGTGCCAAAGAGCTCCTTCGATGATATGTGTCTGTCATgcccattttcttctttgtctacaGGAATCTCATACCGCCAAAGTTTGTGATATTCCAAGATAAAGCTTTGCCAAAGCTTTGCCAAAGCTAGAAATTCCAACATACATAAATACTATTTCAAGTTAGAGGAGGGTCCCATTGCAATCCTTAGAAAAACCCAGATTTTACACGTGTACCCTAATCATTATAGCCAGCTTATGCTGAGATTTAGAATGAAACATCTTTTTAAGcctaaattctcaaaagaaagaaacatttttaaagtatattaggCAACAGATGTAttgggaattttttctttttcacttgtattttaaaactctctatatattttaaattatacttatttTGCTGTGAACTAATTATTGGAGAACAGTAATAACCAAATAACGATTTCATCGACATCACACCACTGGAGATGTGCTTATCAATAATAATGCCACTGAAGCATACGACAGAAGCCCTATGCCTTATTGCTTTAGTAGGTTAAATAAACGAATGTAATAATAGAAACTTCCATATATTCTGGAGGAAGCCAACATATCAAACATTTATCATAGGAATGAGAAGTAGTAAGAAAGGGCATCTCTAAATGCatccaaatgaataaaaaacatttttgaatggCAATTTCAGTtcacaaaaattagtttctgaaccCTGCCAAGCGACTAAGTTCTACACCTAACTGTCTCCTTGCCAACTGTAGTAACCCAAAGTTTCACAAGGTCTTCAGAGAAATTATTGACCTGGATTCTTAAGAGTACGAGAAATGAATAGGATTTAACTTACAACCTTTGGggtattttaaaatgacattgttTCTTCCTAATAACTAACCACTCGCGTATTATTAATATACCAGCACCATCAACATGGTATTTTTATGTTGCTGAAGGATTTTCCAACCTTGGTGCTAGCTAAACTGAACAATACTATTGTTCAATGTAAACAATTATTTCTAATTATGtaataaacaataacaacaaaaaccttgGACATAATGTTTCTCCCTTGTGTCACtaatccaaaaatgaaaataaataaaataaatagagagCATAGGGATCTTGTTATAGTTATTGTAACATAGTCTTTTTGTTGTACATATCAAAACAAGATGTTATAATAAAACTGTGTTTCTGATATCGGATCATTGAAAATTTTGACATGTATGAACTTCTCcaatcaaaaagcagttttaatATATATCCAGTTGAATAATATAATCAATTCAATCTAATgcaatttgtatatt of the Pongo abelii isolate AG06213 chromosome X, NHGRI_mPonAbe1-v2.0_pri, whole genome shotgun sequence genome contains:
- the TGIF2LX gene encoding homeobox protein TGIF2LX gives rise to the protein MEATADGPAETQSPVEKDSPVKTQSPAQDTSITSRNNADRGRVLALPEHKKKRKGNLPAKSVKILRDWMYKHRFRAYPSEEEKQMLSEKTNLSLLQVSNWFINARRRILPDMLQQCGNDPVIGHKMGKNAHATHLQSTDASVPASSGPSGPDNVQSLPLWPLPKGQMSGEKLPDPESAPSQKLTGKAQPEKKVKFSITSPFSPEPVSPEEYADFSSFQLLVDAAVQRAAELELEKKQDPNP